The following are encoded in a window of Danaus plexippus chromosome 22 unlocalized genomic scaffold, MEX_DaPlex mxdp_33, whole genome shotgun sequence genomic DNA:
- the LOC116773562 gene encoding ATP synthase subunit gamma, mitochondrial, giving the protein MLGRFAPGVCTQVTMVVNQQQNRNMATLKAISIRLKSVKNIQKITQSMKMVSAAKYTRAERDLKAARPYGEGASQFYEKAEVSAPEDEPKQLYIAITSDRGLCGAVHTGVSKVIRNRLSEPDADNIRVICVGDKSRGILQRLYGKHIITVANEIGRLPPTFLDAAKLANAVMNSGYDFGSGKIIYNKFRSVVSYSQADLPVFSKKAIESAPKLAVYDSLDSDVLQSYMEFSLASMLFYALKEGACSEQSSRMTAMDNASKNAGEMIDKLTLTFNRTRQAVITRELIEIISGAAALN; this is encoded by the exons ATGTTGGGCCGTTTCGCACCGGGTGTCTGTACCCAAGTGACCATGGTGGTCAACCAGCAGCAAAACAGAAACATGGCTACTCTGAAAGCCATTTCTATCCGTTTGAAATCTGTTAAGAACATCCAAAAGATCACCCAATCAATGAAGATGGTGTCAGCTGCGAA ATACACTCGTGCTGAACGTGACTTGAAGGCTGCTCGTCCTTATGGAGAAGGTGCCTCCCAATTCTATGAGAAAGCTGAG gTTTCCGCTCCGGAAGACGAACCGAAACAGCTTTACATAGCTATCACCTCTGATAGAG GTCTGTGTGGAGCGGTTCACACCGGAGTGTCCAAAGTCATCAGGAACAGACTGTCCGAGCCTGATGCTGACAACATTCGTGTCATCTGTGTTGGTGATAAGTCAAGGGGAATATTACAGAGATTGTATGGAAAGCATATCATTACTGTGGCTAACgag ATCGGTCGTTTGCCTCCCACTTTCTTGGATGCTGCCAAATTAGCCAACGCTGTTATGAACTCGGGATATGACTTCGGATCGGGGAAGATCATCTACAACAAGTTCAGATCTGTCGTTTCGTACTCCCAAGCTGATTTGCCGGTTTTCAGTAAGAAGGCTATTGAGAGCGCACCGAAATTGGCCGTATACGACTCCTTGGACTCCGATGTGCTTCAATCCTACATGGAATTCTCGCTGGCTTCCATGCTTTTCTACGCTCTGAAGGAGGGAGCGTGTTCTGAACAGTCATCACGTATGACAGCCATGGATAACGCGTCCAAGAACGCCGGAGAGATGATCGACAAGTTGACCCTGACCTTCAACCGTACTCGGCAGGCCGTCATCACCAGAGAGCTGATCGAGATCATTTCCGGTGCAGCCGCACTCAACTAG